DNA from Pseudomonas putida:
CGGAATGGTCATGCCACCCAGCAAGTCCGCGGTATTGGCCAGCCAGCGCGGCAGCTCGAAGTCCAGAAATATGATCGGCATGGCACCGGCCAGGCTGATCACGATGGGGTTGCGCAGCAAAGCCTTGAGCGAAGCGGCAGTGCCGGAAATGGCCATACCAATAGTGAACTGCACGATCGAGAGGGTGAGAAAGAACGCCACGGCCAGGGCCAGGCCATGTTCACCAAAGGCGTACAGGCTGATCGGCAGCCCCATGTTGCCGGTGTTGGGGAACATGAACGCCGGCAGCAGTACCCGCCAGTGCATCCCCGAAACGCGGCACACCAGCAAAGCGGCCATGGCCATGCCCAGGGTGCACAGCAGACAGGCCATGGCCATGCTGGTGAAGGCGGCGGGGTCCAGCTCGGTGCGGCTGAGGGTGGACAGTACCAATGACGGTGTGCCAACGGTCATCACCACCCGAGCGATGAACTCGGTGGGGTAGTCCAGGCCCTTGCGGGCCCAGATATAGCCGATGCCGGCGACGATGAATACCGGGGCCAGGACTGCAAACAACGACGCGAACATGGGGGCCTTCCTTGGTGTGGGTTCAGCATTATGCAGCAGTCTGCAAGATTGCCCAGATAACCTCACCCCTGCCGGAGCAGCCCTCAAGATTGTCTGTAAAAGACACTTTCATGTCGCCCACAGACTGCGGCGTCTCGTCGCATACCGTTGCCCCTTGGGCAAAAGCTTCCAAGCCCGTAGAATCCCGCTTCCTTTTCGCCCGTCGCCTTGAACGGTGGCAACCAGCAGCAAAGACAGAGTCAGCGCCTGAACACA
Protein-coding regions in this window:
- a CDS encoding AEC family transporter — encoded protein: MFASLFAVLAPVFIVAGIGYIWARKGLDYPTEFIARVVMTVGTPSLVLSTLSRTELDPAAFTSMAMACLLCTLGMAMAALLVCRVSGMHWRVLLPAFMFPNTGNMGLPISLYAFGEHGLALAVAFFLTLSIVQFTIGMAISGTAASLKALLRNPIVISLAGAMPIIFLDFELPRWLANTADLLGGMTIPLMLLTLGVSLASIRLRHVGSGMLLGGLRIGLGAGVGWAVGAALGMESLERAVLVVQSAMPVAVFNYLMAVRANREPEQVANLVMCSTVLSFAWLPVVLAWWM